CCCCTCTTCTATCACATTATATAAGCAAAACTTGTGCCAGCAAACCTCAACTTTTATCGCTGTTAACAGTATGAAAAACAATAACTTACAAATTTAATACCAGCCTGCCTATATTTTTTCTGCCGTTTTTTTCTGCTGTTGTGTCGCTAAAATCGTCTGTGGTGCTAATCTATGTGGTACTGCGCCATCTTTTTGCGGAGTGTGTCGCGGTGTATGCCCAGGAGTCTTGCCGCCCTTGTCTGGTTGCCGTTTGTTGTCTGGAGCGCCTCTTTTATCGCCGCCTTTTCAATCTCGGCAAGTTTTAAACTTCCGACAAGTTTTTCAATCGACCCGCTGGCACTATGGGCTTCGGCGCTGGTTTTAATTTTTGGCGGTGAAACTGTTGCCACCGCAGCAGCGGTCTGTCCAATGCTCACCGCATCCACATTTTCGTGCTGTGCCCGCTCATACGCCCGTTCCATCAGGGTGCGTAAGGCTCGAATGTTGCCGTTAAACAGATTGTTTTCGCCGTGAATATACTGAATCACTAAACGGCTGAGAAACCTTATTGCCATCGGTTCGACCCTTAACTTTCGCCGATACCAGGGGTCACGGTTGCGCTCCTCAACAACGAACTCAAAAAACTCGGCAATATCATCTTCAACCGTTCCTGGTGCCTCTGCCTCCCACCGCTCTTTTAGTGAAGGCATCCAGATACACTCCTGGACCATACGGCTATAGAAGTCGGGCCGGAACCGTTCCTGTAACTCCTCAAGTTGCCGGTTGGTTGCGGCAATAATCCGGACATCAACGGCTCGCTCAACTGAACTACCGACACGCTTAATCTTCCGGTACTCAATAACACGCAAAAGTTTTAACTGCAACTCCTGGTCGATGTCCCCAATTTCATCAAGGAAAACGGTGGAACCGCGTGCCGTTTCAAAAACCCCGGCTCGGGCTGTTTTCGCATCGGTAAAAGCGCCCTTCTCGTGACCGAAAAGTTCGCTGACAACTAGATTGCGGTCTAAGGCGGTCATATTGAGCGCCACCGGCTCCTTTCGAATTTCTACATCTTCAGCAAAGCGAAAACTCTTGCGATGCAATGCCCGCGCCACCAGCTCCTTGCCTGTTCCCGGTTCACCCAGAATCAAGACATTGCCATCGGTGGCAGCAAGACGCTCAATCTCGTGTGCCAGCCAAGCCATCCGCCGGGACTGGCCCACAACCATCTTGTGCGTTTCGCGCCAGACCCGCCGCTCATTTTCATTCAGGGGCCGGAGCGCATAGGTGTTAATCCCGTAAAGAACCTCATCTGCCTGGCCTGTAATGCGCGGGTCACCGGTGGCAAAGGCAAAGGTTGCGGTCCGGGTGGCGCAGAGAAATCCGGCAAAATCCCGCACCGTTTCGAACTGTTCAGCATCGAGGTTAAAAAGTACCGGTGCAACCGCATCAATATGTTCCTGCCGGATGTGTTGAAAGATTATCAGCCCCTGAATCTTCCGGATGTCCGCCAGCACACCAGGTGGACGGGCGCTGATTGAAAATGACACCAGTTTTTCGCTGTTTTCTGGTTTAATGCCGGAAAAGTCGACACCAATAACAATCAAAGCAACATACGCGCCCCGATTGCGGCTGTACCAGGATTTCAACCCTGAAAAACTGTCACAGTAACCAAAATCAAACTCTCTCAAAAGCCTGCCGTTTTCGTACCTTTGCGCCGCAGTAATTAGCGCCTGATACTTCTCCTCCTGGTCATAACAAACTAAAATGACCGGCTTTCTTCGGGCAGAACTCATATATTTTTAATTATACCCACCACCAAATTTATGGCAAGGTGTGCGTTATCGCCGATTTTTCCGTCAGGGGCTGGAAAAACAACCAACTGTTAAATGCCGATTACGGGAAAGCGTAGGTTTCGGCTACATTATTTCTGTCCTTCGGCGCAACTCTTGAAGGCAGGAGTCAAGCACCTGAAATCGGCGTTGCTCATACTCAATATCATCAAGTAGTTCCTGATAGAATCGGCATCGGGCAAAACCGTCATAATCGCCGATCTTCTGATACAACTCCCGTACCTTTTCCAAATGCGCCCGGGCAAGCCGATAACTTCCTTTTCCCATTCGGATAAGCGCCGCCATGACCAGCGCATCCGCCTCATCGGCAAAATGTTCCGCATTGTGGGCAAACTCCATCGCCTTGAACAACGCCTCGGGCGCCTTGTCCAGCCGGTCTTCAAGATGGTTCAATGCACCGGCACCGGTATTGACAGTGGGGTTAACCCGTTGTTTACTTTTATGTTGATTTTACTTAGCACCGTCTGCCTGTTCTTCGCTTTCTCCGGTCCCGGGTTGCTGCCCGTTTCCGGGCAAGTAACCGTGCCTTTGTTCGTGGAATCACCCCTTGTCCGGACCGGCGCTCAACTGTCTTCACCCGTCCTGATTGACAGTTCGGTTTTGGCCGCGTTTGGTGCGGCGCTTGACGCCCACAAGCGGCTCTGGGCTGCGGTCAGCACCCCGGATGGCAAACTGACGCTTTACCGTTCCCAAACCCCGGGAAACCTCTGGGAAGATGTTTTAACCATCAACCTCGGCCAGCCCGCCCGGTTAATTGAACTAATCGCACCAGCCGTACCCGCACCCCTGTTCATATTTTACCTGACTGCAGAAAACCACGGCGACCTTTACCTTCTCCGTTTTGACCCGGTGACGCTCGACACCCAGAAGATTCCATTAGCCGTTGGTCCGGACACAGTTGACGACTTTTCGGTAACCGTGGACCCGGACTCTAACTACTACCTCTACCTCCTTTATGTGAACGAGCATCGGACCGGCTTGAACGGCTACTTTACCCGTTCCCTTGATGGTGGCAGAAACTGGGAAGGGCGACAGCCCTTCTGGAACTGTTTTGACCCGGCGCTTTCATTTGGCACCGGCTCACTTCTCCACTGCATCTGGCGCTATGCCATCACCGGACGGGAAATCCATTATGCCGCGAACCGCTACTACGGCGCTGCAAGCCGCTGGTCCGGTCTGTACACCCTGAAATCGGGCAGCGAAAGGTGCTTTGACCCGGTTATCGCTCAGGCGCCGGTCATACCGTACTGGCGGGCACCGGTCTGGGCTTTCTGGACTGTGGCGCGCCGCGACACCGCGATGCTGGATATTGAATACACGCTCTCAACCGATGGCGGCCGCTCCTGGGGAACTACGGGCAATCTCGGTGCAATGTTTGTGGACGAATGGTTTCCCGACCTCACCACCGCCACGGGCAGCGCCGAACTGTGCTACAACGCCGGTGCCCGAACGGAAAATGCGGCCACTGTCCTGTACTGGCAAACCAGCCGCTCTTATGCACCGCAGTTGTGGTCCGCACCAGTTCGGGTTAATGCCCCCCGGCTAAATTGCCGGGTCGAAGGCGCCCGACCCCGCCTGATACCCCTGTCCTGGAATAAACCGTGCCTTCCTGGTGTTTTCTTCAGCCTTTACGATTCCGTGGGCGCGCGCGGGCTCTACTTCTCACCCGTGCTTGGCAAAAACGAACCCGGCCCGCTGCCCGCTCCCGCAGTGCTGCATCAGGTAATTGAACCCGGTACCGACCTGTTCGATGTTACCGGCAGAAAAGTAAGGTCGCCCCATTTTCCAAATCGGCAAGGCATCTTTTTCCAGCGCTCCGGCACCACCCTGAAGAAAATTGTCAGATTGAGATAAACCCGGACCCGGGTTCGCAAAACAGTTGTACCATTGATTTGTACTCTAACCCTCGATCCGGATTAATACCATACACCATCCGAGCCCGGATTTCCCATGCCATTCCCCTAACAACCCCGGGGTTGGGTATGGATTTTTATGACTTTTTGTCCAACTCTTTAAAAACTGGCGCGTTATACTCGAAACCGTTTTCCACCCCATTGTACTTTAAAGTATACGACCAAATCCAACCACTCGAACCAACCAAACAGATTTCTGATTAGGCGCACCACCCGCTTCAGCGGGTTGACTTGAACCCGCGCTCTGCTATCATATTTTGTTAACAACTTAACCCGAAAGGAGTATAAGATGCGTCAAGGACGCTTGGTATTTTTGCTTGGTTTTGTTTTTTCTATTTTAACGGGCAAGGAGTTGCTGCTGCGCGTTGACAAGTCCGCCCCTGACCTTTTGTCACGCGCGCTGCCGGTGGTTGCCGAGTTTGACGGCTACTCCCTTGTCTGCGGTTCTGAGGCGGATTATGCCGCACTTCAGCACGAAGGACTGCCCTGTGAACTGTTGACCGAAAACCCCCGTGCCCAAACGATTTTCTATGTCCAGACCCCACCCGACTTTGACCGCAGTTTGCTCGAAAAACTGGGCACGGTGCTCACCACCGACCCGGCCGGCGTTGTCCTTGCCACAAGTGAAGACAACCTTTTATCGCTCAACCGCCTGCCCGTGGAACTGACACGCCTCAACCTGGAACAATTGAAACCAACCACCGGTTTAACACCCCTGCCTGTCCCCTATCCGGTGTCGGAAAGCCTGGTTCAGGAGATTGTGTCAAGGGTTAACGCCGATTCGGTTTTGGGCACAATCCGGCGCCTGCAGGAGTTTTACACCCGTTATTCAACAACCGACTCCTGTCGGGCGGCGGTTGCCTGGATGGGCGAAAAACTCGCCTACTACAACTGCGACTCGGTTGCCTTTGACACCTTCCTGCCCAGTTATGCACCCAATGTTATTGGCGTCAAGTTTGGGCAGGAGAACCCGCGCCAGATTTACATCATCTGTGGCCATATCGACAACACTTCGGACAACCCGCCCTATCACTGCCCGGGCTCGGACGACAACGCCAGTGGCACCAGCGCCGTGTTAGAGGCGGCACGGGTGTTTCAGGACATCGACTTCGCCTACACGGTCTACTTTATCGGCTTTACCGGTGAGGAGCAGGGGCTTTACGGCTCGGACAGCTTTGCCGCCCGTGCCTATCGCCGGGGCGACTCGAT
This genomic window from candidate division WOR-3 bacterium contains:
- a CDS encoding M28 family peptidase; translation: MRQGRLVFLLGFVFSILTGKELLLRVDKSAPDLLSRALPVVAEFDGYSLVCGSEADYAALQHEGLPCELLTENPRAQTIFYVQTPPDFDRSLLEKLGTVLTTDPAGVVLATSEDNLLSLNRLPVELTRLNLEQLKPTTGLTPLPVPYPVSESLVQEIVSRVNADSVLGTIRRLQEFYTRYSTTDSCRAAVAWMGEKLAYYNCDSVAFDTFLPSYAPNVIGVKFGQENPRQIYIICGHIDNTSDNPPYHCPGSDDNASGTSAVLEAARVFQDIDFAYTVYFIGFTGEEQGLYGSDSFAARAYRRGDSIRAVLNFDMISYGRQNRDTLNVVGKTSNPNCAWLVDSFIANANLYTTLKTRRRLVTSYPSSDHHSFWVRGYVALCGIERDFTPKYHTIGDTIGPLYYVDCGTNNWLMATEAIKAAVATIAKMAGALPPGTGVNERLAPKTVTPLIITPTVGRAPFKIQAPGAVDVFTPLGTRVAHLGVNTPYWDGRNDAGQPVSPGVYLVRSGTGGWRRIVVTH
- a CDS encoding sigma-54-dependent Fis family transcriptional regulator, whose product is MSSARRKPVILVCYDQEEKYQALITAAQRYENGRLLREFDFGYCDSFSGLKSWYSRNRGAYVALIVIGVDFSGIKPENSEKLVSFSISARPPGVLADIRKIQGLIIFQHIRQEHIDAVAPVLFNLDAEQFETVRDFAGFLCATRTATFAFATGDPRITGQADEVLYGINTYALRPLNENERRVWRETHKMVVGQSRRMAWLAHEIERLAATDGNVLILGEPGTGKELVARALHRKSFRFAEDVEIRKEPVALNMTALDRNLVVSELFGHEKGAFTDAKTARAGVFETARGSTVFLDEIGDIDQELQLKLLRVIEYRKIKRVGSSVERAVDVRIIAATNRQLEELQERFRPDFYSRMVQECIWMPSLKERWEAEAPGTVEDDIAEFFEFVVEERNRDPWYRRKLRVEPMAIRFLSRLVIQYIHGENNLFNGNIRALRTLMERAYERAQHENVDAVSIGQTAAAVATVSPPKIKTSAEAHSASGSIEKLVGSLKLAEIEKAAIKEALQTTNGNQTRAARLLGIHRDTLRKKMAQYHID